A section of the Malus sylvestris chromosome 17, drMalSylv7.2, whole genome shotgun sequence genome encodes:
- the LOC126611259 gene encoding AAA-ATPase ASD, mitochondrial-like, translating to MMGEMWAQTGSVIASVMFVAAIFQQYLPRQLRYHVERYTQKLVSFVYPYIQISFDEFTNDFRKRSEIYSAIQSYLSAKSSTRAKRLKAHDVKDSKSVVLGMDDNEEVTDEFQGINLSWASRKRTKNQTSFSFYPQADEKNHYTLTFHRRHRDIITGSYLDYVIKEGKAISVSNRQRRLYINNPTQNWYSYRGTKWSHVVFEHPASFETLAMDPKKKEEIVNDLIMFRKGKEYYAKIGKPWKRGYLLYGPPGTGKSTMVAAMSNLMDYDVYDLELTTVKDNTELRKLLIDTPSKSILVIEDIDCSLDLTGQRKKKKEKDEEDKEENKDPVRKMREDQENTQSKVTLSGLLNFIDGIWSACGGERLIVFTTNYVEKLDPALIRRGRMDKHIELSYCCFEAFKVLARNYLDLDSHELFETIARLLGETNMTPADVAENLMPKSVIPDAESCLKNLIEALEGAKEKARMMAEDEAKSEAEEAAKL from the coding sequence ATGATGGGAGAAATGTGGGCTCAAACGGGCTCGGTGATTGCGAGCGTGATGTTCGTTGCTGCCATATTCCAACAATACCTTCCTCGCCAACTTCGATACCATGTCGAAAGATACACTCAAAAATTAGTGAGCTTTGTCTACCCTTACATCCAAATCTCTTTTGATGAATTCACCAATGATTTTCGCAAGCGAAGTGAAATCTATTCCGCCATCCAGAGCTATCTCAGCGCGAAGTCTTCCACCCGGGCTAAGCGGTTAAAAGCTCATGATGTCAAGGACAGCAAGTCTGTAGTCCTTGGCATGGATGACAATGAAGAAGTGACTGATGAATTTCAAGGCATTAATCTTTCATGGGCTTCGAGGAAACGAACGAAGAATCAGACTTCATTTTCTTTCTATCCTCAGGCTGATGAGAAGAATCATTATACGCTGACGTTCCACAGACGCCATCGAGATATCATCACGGGGTCTTACCTTGATTATGTGATAAAAGAAGGGAAGGCGATATCGGTGAGCAACAGGCAACGAAGGCTCTATATCAACAATCCTACACAGAATTGGTACTCCTACAGGGGGACAAAGTGGAGCCATGTAGTGTTTGAGCACCCGGCATCATTTGAAACCCTAGCAATGGACCCGAAAAAGAAGGAGGAAATCGTCAATGACCTCATCATGTTCAGAAAGGGAAAGGAGTACTATGCAAAAATCGGGAAGCCTTGGAAGCGGGGTTATCTACTTTACGGGCCACCAGGCACTGGAAAGTCTACCATGGTTGCTGCCATGTCTAATCTCATGGATTATGATGTCTATGATCTTGAATTAACGACGGTGAAGGACAACACTGAGCTGAGGAAGCTACTGATTGACACACCGAGTAAGTCTATACTTGTGATTGAGGACATTGATTGCTCGCTTGATCTTACAGGACagcgaaagaagaagaaggagaaggatgaGGAggacaaggaagaaaataaggaTCCAGTTCGAAAAATGAGGGAAGATCAAGAAAACACACAGAGCAAGGTGACTCTTTCGGGGCTGCTAAACTTTATCGATGGGATTTGGTCAGCTTGCGGAGGGGAGAGACTGATCGTGTTCACTACTAATTATGTGGAGAAACTTGATCCTGCGCTCATTAGAAGAGGAAGGATGGACAAACACATAGAGTTGTCCTACTGCTGCTTCGAAGCATTCAAAGTGCTTGCTAGGAattatttggatttggattcacACGAGCTGTTTGAAACGATTGCGCGTTTGTTGGGCGAAACCAATATGACTCCTGCTGATGTCGCTGAGAACTTGATGCCTAAGTCAGTTATACCCGATGCTGAATCTTGTTTGAAGAACTTGATCGAAGCTCTCGAGGGTGCGAAGGAGAAGGCAAGAATGATGGCCGAGGATGAAGCGAAATCAGAGGCAGAGGAAGCGGCAAAACTGTGA